One part of the Lachnospiraceae bacterium JLR.KK002 genome encodes these proteins:
- the flhB gene encoding flagellar biosynthesis protein FlhB, with the protein MEYDLQWFAKDGNGGEKTEPATAKKLQDARNEGQVAKSQELNSALSLIALFLMLKVFISSIGESLFRNFSVYYNKIPDVIDDSVGGLSDHAAAVIINNTILTIMKVLGPIFAIGFAVALVSNIFQVGWKVTTKPMHPKFNKLNPLNGFKRIISKDSLFELLKSVVKVSLIAYVAYSAIKDHQDELFLLYDIPLMQVILLVGTIVIDAGLKISLVYLLVGIADWIYQKHKFKEDMKMTKQEVKDEYKNTEGNPEIKGKQRSRMREASQRRMMQNLPNADVVITNPTHYAVAIRYDASQYSAPVVVAKGEDYLAMKIKEAAREHQIEIVENKPLARMLYANVDVGEEVPPELYQAVAEVLAFVYSLRENR; encoded by the coding sequence ATGGAATATGACCTCCAGTGGTTTGCAAAAGACGGAAATGGCGGGGAAAAGACAGAGCCCGCCACAGCCAAGAAACTGCAGGATGCCAGAAATGAAGGCCAGGTGGCCAAAAGCCAGGAGCTGAACAGCGCCTTAAGCCTGATTGCATTATTTTTAATGCTGAAAGTATTTATTTCCTCTATTGGCGAAAGTTTATTTCGCAATTTTTCTGTGTATTATAATAAGATACCGGATGTGATTGACGACAGTGTGGGCGGTCTGTCAGATCATGCCGCTGCTGTGATTATCAACAATACGATTCTGACAATTATGAAAGTCCTCGGACCTATATTTGCCATAGGATTTGCTGTTGCACTTGTCAGCAATATTTTTCAGGTGGGATGGAAGGTGACTACGAAGCCCATGCATCCCAAATTTAACAAATTAAATCCCCTCAATGGTTTTAAGCGGATTATTTCCAAAGATTCTCTGTTTGAGCTGTTGAAGTCTGTTGTAAAGGTAAGTTTGATTGCCTATGTGGCTTATTCGGCCATCAAAGACCATCAGGATGAACTGTTTCTGCTGTATGATATTCCGCTGATGCAGGTGATTCTGCTGGTGGGAACCATTGTGATTGATGCCGGGCTGAAAATCAGTCTGGTGTATCTGCTGGTAGGAATTGCCGACTGGATTTATCAGAAGCATAAATTCAAAGAAGACATGAAAATGACCAAGCAGGAAGTAAAAGATGAATATAAAAATACCGAGGGAAATCCGGAAATCAAGGGAAAGCAGCGTTCCAGGATGAGGGAGGCCTCTCAGCGGCGTATGATGCAGAATCTTCCCAATGCAGACGTGGTAATTACCAACCCCACCCATTACGCGGTGGCAATCCGGTATGATGCCAGTCAGTATTCCGCTCCTGTCGTAGTGGCAAAGGGTGAGGATTATCTGGCCATGAAGATTAAGGAAGCGGCCAGGGAACATCAGATAGAAATTGTGGAAAACAAACCGCTGGCAAGGATGCTTTATGCCAATGTGGATGTTGGCGAAGAAGTTCCGCCGGAATTGTATCAGGCAGTAGCGGAGGTACTGGCCTTTGTTTACAGCCTGAGGGAGAATAGATAA